One genomic window of Etheostoma spectabile isolate EspeVRDwgs_2016 chromosome 7, UIUC_Espe_1.0, whole genome shotgun sequence includes the following:
- the csde1 gene encoding cold shock domain-containing protein E1 isoform X7 — MGSPWKGFVEFTLPASPPTAFVSADLSSTSPVGLSLSPYGRSHIQVHFPGSEMERGSSEPPVARNTGSAPSTSTGPMPIPRSSSVSCHPHPGSKKHKRTPLYQRSMSFDPGMLHNNGHTAYANGTGPGIRETGVVEKLLTSYGFIQCSERQARLFFHCSQYNGNLQELKIGDDVEFEVSSDRRTGKPIAVKLLKIKPEVLPEERISGQVGPDLHAYPFTVLHGYIHPVVSAIPVHLDGKSAPGQVPTGSVCYERNGEVFYLTYTPDDVEGNIHLDTGDKVSFYMETNKHTGAVSARNIQLVKKKQMRCQGVVCATKEAFGFIERADVVKEIFFHYSEFKGDLEALQAGDDVEFTIKDRNGKEVATDVRLLPQGTVIFEDISIEQFEGTVVKVIPKVPTKNQNDPLPGRISSRIGFTDKELPFGEKDTKSKVTLLEGDHIQFNISTDRRDKLERATNIDILPDTFDFTKETREMGVIAAIRDGFGFIKCVDRDARMFFHFSEVLEESQLHISDEVEFTVVPDMLSAQRNHAVRIKKLPKGTVSFHTQSEQRFMGVVEKEVVATTNKNASPTKSKEKKKDKEAEEGVIAYEDCGVKLTVPYHNKDLEGGGYPQVGDKVEFSINEVKRTGQQSAVSIRVLNRNASNAKRLLGFVATLKDNFGFIETANHDQEIFFHYSEMCGDLENLELGDTVEYTLSKGKGNKVSAEKVTKVAAVNGISEDVGVTAMMGKVIRPLRSVDPSQTEYQGLIEVTEEGATKGQNYPFGIMGMSNKADCLQKGELVKFQVCTVAQTGQKMASNVVPQRRAMVECVKDQFGFITYEVGESKKLFFHVKEVQDGLELQTGDEVEFSVVLNQRTGKCSACNVRRVSEGPKQVATPRPDRLVNRLKSITLDDASAPRLMIVRQPRGPDNSKGFNVERKTRQPGVID, encoded by the exons ATGGGCAGCCCCTGGAAAGGCTTTGTTGAGTTTACCTTGCCTGCGTCGCCACCCACCGCGTTTGTTAGCGCTGACCTGAGCAGCACCTCCCCTGTCGGACTCAGCCTGTCGCCATATGGCCGATCT CATATCCAAGTCCATTTCCCAGGGTCAGAAATGGAAAGAGGCTCCTCTGAACCTCCAGTGGCTCGCAACACTGGCTCGGCCCCATCTACCTCTACTGGTCCCATGCCTATCCCCCGCTCCTCCTCCGTCTCTTGCCATCCCCACCCAGGAAGTAAAAAACACAAGCGGACTCCCTTGTATCAGAGATCA ATGAGTTTTGACCCAGGCATGCTCCATAACAATGGACATACTGCATACGCCAACGGCACAGGGCCTGGCATAAGAGAGACTGGTGTGGTGGAGAAGCTTCTGACTTCCTACGGGTTCATTCAGTGCTCCGAACGTCAGGCTCGTCTCTTCTTCCATTGCTCCCAGTACAATGGCAACCTGCAGGAGCTTAAAATAGGAG ATGATGTAGAGTTTGAGGTATCCTCTGACAGGCGCACTGGCAAGCCCATAGCAGTGAAGCTGCTAAAGATAAAGCCAGAGGTGCTGCCAGAGGAGCGCATCTCGGGCCAGGTGGGGCCAGACCTGCACGCCTATCCCTTTACTGTGCTGCATGGTTATATTCATCCA GTTGTCTCTGCAATCCCAGTGCACTTGGATGGAAAGTCTGCTCCCGGCCAGGTGCCCACTGGCAGTGTTTGTTATGAAAGAAATGGG GAAGTGTTTTACCTTACCTACACTCCCGATGATGTGGAGGGGAATATCCACCTGGACACAGGCGACAAAGTCAGCTTTTATATGGAAACCAACAAGCA TACTGGTGCAGTCAGTGCTCGTAATATTCAACTTGTGAAGAAAAAGCAAATGAGGTGCCAGGGTGTGGTGTGTGCTACAAAG GAGGCCTTTGGATTCATTGAGAGAGCAGATGTGGTGAAGGAGATCTTCTTTCACTACAGCGAGTTCAAGGGTGATCTGGAGGCTCTACAGGCTGGAGATGATGTTGAGTTCACCATTAAAGACCGGAAT GGTAAAGAAGTAGCCACAGATGTAAGGCTGCTCCCCCAAGGAACAGTCATCTTTGAGGATATCAGCATTGAGCAGTTTGAAGGCACTGTTGTTAAGGTCATTCCCAAGGTTCCCACCAAAAACCAG AACGACCCTCTACCAGGCCGCATCAGTTCCCGCATTGGTTTCACTGACAAGGAACTGCCGTTTGGTGAGAAAGACACAAAGTCCAAAGTGACCCTTTTAGAGGGAGACCACATACAGTTCAACATCTCCACCGACCGCAGAGACAAGCTGGAGAGGGCTACCAACATCGACATTCTCCCAGACACCTTCGACTTCACCAAGGAGACCCGTGAAATG GGGGTAATTGCGGCTATACGTGATGGTTTTGGCTTCATTAAGTGTGTGGATCGGGATGCCAGGATGTTCTTTCACTTCAGTGAAGTCCTGGAGGAAAGTCAACTGCACATCTCAGATGAAGTGGAGTTCACTGTTGTGCCT GATATGCTATCGGCTCAGAGGAACCATGCAGTGCGCATCAAGAAGCTGCCAAAGGGCACGGTTTCCTTCCATACCCAGTCTGAGCAACGCTTTATGGGTGTGGTGGAAAAAGAAGTTGTGGCAACCACCAACAAGAATGCAagtcccaccaagagcaaggaAAAG AAAAAAGATAAG GAAGCTGAGGAAGGAGTGATTGCTTATGAAGACTGCGGAGTGAAGCTCACCGTGCCATACCATAACAAGGACCTAGAGGGGGGAGGATACCCACAGGTCGGAGACAAG GTGGAGTTCTCCATCAACGAAGTGAAGCGAACTGGCCAGCAGAGTGCCGTCTCCATTAGGGTCCTCAACCGTAATGCCTCCAATGCCAAGAGACTGCTTGGATTTGTTGCCACACTGAAGGACAACTTTGGCTTCATTGAGACAGCAAATCATGACCAGGAGATTTTCTTTCACTATAG TGAAATGTGTGGAGACCTGGAGAACTTGGAGCTGGGCGACACAGTTGAGTACACTCTCTCTAAGGGAAAAGGAAACAAAGTCAGTGCTGAAAAGGTTACCAAAGTGGCTGCAG TGAATGGCATTAGTGAGGATGTTGGTGTGACGGCGATGATGGGGAAAGTTATCCGTCCCTTACGCAGTGTAGACCCTTCCCAGACTGAATACCAAGGGCTAATTGAAGTCACAGAGGAAG GTGCAACTAAAGGTCAGAATTATCCCTTTGGAATCATGGGTATGTCAAACAAGGCCGATTGTCTGCAGAAAGGAGAACTAGTTAAGTTCCAGGTTTGCACAGTAGCCCAAACTGGTCAGAAGATGGCCTCTAATGTGGTTCCTCAGCGTAGAGCCATGGTGGAGTGTGTCAAAGACCAg TTTGGCTTTATCACATATGAAGTGGGTGAGAGCAAGAAGCTGTTTTTCCATGTAAAAGAAGTGCAAGACGGCCTAGAGCTCCAGACCGGGGATGAGGTGGAGTTCTCGGTTGTCCTCAATCAACGCACAGGAAAATGTAGTGCCTGCAATGTACGCAGAGTCAG TGAGGGGCCTAAACAGGTGGCCACTCCACGTCCGGATCGTCTGGTAAACAGACTAAAGAGCATCACTCTTGACGACGCCAGTGCTCCTCGCCTGATGATTGTAAGACAGCCCCGTGGTCCTGACAATTCAAAG GGCTTTAATGTGGAGCGCAAGACTCGGCAGCCTGGTGTCATTGACTGA
- the csde1 gene encoding cold shock domain-containing protein E1 isoform X6: MGSPWKGFVEFTLPASPPTAFVSADLSSTSPVGLSLSPYGRSHIQVHFPGSEMERGSSEPPVARNTGSAPSTSTGPMPIPRSSSVSCHPHPGSKKHKRTPLYQRSMSFDPGMLHNNGHTAYANGTGPGIRETGVVEKLLTSYGFIQCSERQARLFFHCSQYNGNLQELKIGDDVEFEVSSDRRTGKPIAVKLLKIKPEVLPEERISGQVGPDLHAYPFTVLHGYIHPVVSAIPVHLDGKSAPGQVPTGSVCYERNGEVFYLTYTPDDVEGNIHLDTGDKVSFYMETNKHTGAVSARNIQLVKKKQMRCQGVVCATKEAFGFIERADVVKEIFFHYSEFKGDLEALQAGDDVEFTIKDRNGKEVATDVRLLPQGTVIFEDISIEQFEGTVVKVIPKVPTKNQNDPLPGRISSRIGFTDKELPFGEKDTKSKVTLLEGDHIQFNISTDRRDKLERATNIDILPDTFDFTKETREMGVIAAIRDGFGFIKCVDRDARMFFHFSEVLEESQLHISDEVEFTVVPDMLSAQRNHAVRIKKLPKGTVSFHTQSEQRFMGVVEKEVVATTNKNASPTKSKEKAKVVEKEAEEGVIAYEDCGVKLTVPYHNKDLEGGGYPQVGDKVEFSINEVKRTGQQSAVSIRVLNRNASNAKRLLGFVATLKDNFGFIETANHDQEIFFHYSEMCGDLENLELGDTVEYTLSKGKGNKVSAEKVTKVAAVNGISEDVGVTAMMGKVIRPLRSVDPSQTEYQGLIEVTEEGATKGQNYPFGIMGMSNKADCLQKGELVKFQVCTVAQTGQKMASNVVPQRRAMVECVKDQFGFITYEVGESKKLFFHVKEVQDGLELQTGDEVEFSVVLNQRTGKCSACNVRRVSEGPKQVATPRPDRLVNRLKSITLDDASAPRLMIVRQPRGPDNSKGFNVERKTRQPGVID; this comes from the exons ATGGGCAGCCCCTGGAAAGGCTTTGTTGAGTTTACCTTGCCTGCGTCGCCACCCACCGCGTTTGTTAGCGCTGACCTGAGCAGCACCTCCCCTGTCGGACTCAGCCTGTCGCCATATGGCCGATCT CATATCCAAGTCCATTTCCCAGGGTCAGAAATGGAAAGAGGCTCCTCTGAACCTCCAGTGGCTCGCAACACTGGCTCGGCCCCATCTACCTCTACTGGTCCCATGCCTATCCCCCGCTCCTCCTCCGTCTCTTGCCATCCCCACCCAGGAAGTAAAAAACACAAGCGGACTCCCTTGTATCAGAGATCA ATGAGTTTTGACCCAGGCATGCTCCATAACAATGGACATACTGCATACGCCAACGGCACAGGGCCTGGCATAAGAGAGACTGGTGTGGTGGAGAAGCTTCTGACTTCCTACGGGTTCATTCAGTGCTCCGAACGTCAGGCTCGTCTCTTCTTCCATTGCTCCCAGTACAATGGCAACCTGCAGGAGCTTAAAATAGGAG ATGATGTAGAGTTTGAGGTATCCTCTGACAGGCGCACTGGCAAGCCCATAGCAGTGAAGCTGCTAAAGATAAAGCCAGAGGTGCTGCCAGAGGAGCGCATCTCGGGCCAGGTGGGGCCAGACCTGCACGCCTATCCCTTTACTGTGCTGCATGGTTATATTCATCCA GTTGTCTCTGCAATCCCAGTGCACTTGGATGGAAAGTCTGCTCCCGGCCAGGTGCCCACTGGCAGTGTTTGTTATGAAAGAAATGGG GAAGTGTTTTACCTTACCTACACTCCCGATGATGTGGAGGGGAATATCCACCTGGACACAGGCGACAAAGTCAGCTTTTATATGGAAACCAACAAGCA TACTGGTGCAGTCAGTGCTCGTAATATTCAACTTGTGAAGAAAAAGCAAATGAGGTGCCAGGGTGTGGTGTGTGCTACAAAG GAGGCCTTTGGATTCATTGAGAGAGCAGATGTGGTGAAGGAGATCTTCTTTCACTACAGCGAGTTCAAGGGTGATCTGGAGGCTCTACAGGCTGGAGATGATGTTGAGTTCACCATTAAAGACCGGAAT GGTAAAGAAGTAGCCACAGATGTAAGGCTGCTCCCCCAAGGAACAGTCATCTTTGAGGATATCAGCATTGAGCAGTTTGAAGGCACTGTTGTTAAGGTCATTCCCAAGGTTCCCACCAAAAACCAG AACGACCCTCTACCAGGCCGCATCAGTTCCCGCATTGGTTTCACTGACAAGGAACTGCCGTTTGGTGAGAAAGACACAAAGTCCAAAGTGACCCTTTTAGAGGGAGACCACATACAGTTCAACATCTCCACCGACCGCAGAGACAAGCTGGAGAGGGCTACCAACATCGACATTCTCCCAGACACCTTCGACTTCACCAAGGAGACCCGTGAAATG GGGGTAATTGCGGCTATACGTGATGGTTTTGGCTTCATTAAGTGTGTGGATCGGGATGCCAGGATGTTCTTTCACTTCAGTGAAGTCCTGGAGGAAAGTCAACTGCACATCTCAGATGAAGTGGAGTTCACTGTTGTGCCT GATATGCTATCGGCTCAGAGGAACCATGCAGTGCGCATCAAGAAGCTGCCAAAGGGCACGGTTTCCTTCCATACCCAGTCTGAGCAACGCTTTATGGGTGTGGTGGAAAAAGAAGTTGTGGCAACCACCAACAAGAATGCAagtcccaccaagagcaaggaAAAG GCTAAAGTTGTAGAAAAG GAAGCTGAGGAAGGAGTGATTGCTTATGAAGACTGCGGAGTGAAGCTCACCGTGCCATACCATAACAAGGACCTAGAGGGGGGAGGATACCCACAGGTCGGAGACAAG GTGGAGTTCTCCATCAACGAAGTGAAGCGAACTGGCCAGCAGAGTGCCGTCTCCATTAGGGTCCTCAACCGTAATGCCTCCAATGCCAAGAGACTGCTTGGATTTGTTGCCACACTGAAGGACAACTTTGGCTTCATTGAGACAGCAAATCATGACCAGGAGATTTTCTTTCACTATAG TGAAATGTGTGGAGACCTGGAGAACTTGGAGCTGGGCGACACAGTTGAGTACACTCTCTCTAAGGGAAAAGGAAACAAAGTCAGTGCTGAAAAGGTTACCAAAGTGGCTGCAG TGAATGGCATTAGTGAGGATGTTGGTGTGACGGCGATGATGGGGAAAGTTATCCGTCCCTTACGCAGTGTAGACCCTTCCCAGACTGAATACCAAGGGCTAATTGAAGTCACAGAGGAAG GTGCAACTAAAGGTCAGAATTATCCCTTTGGAATCATGGGTATGTCAAACAAGGCCGATTGTCTGCAGAAAGGAGAACTAGTTAAGTTCCAGGTTTGCACAGTAGCCCAAACTGGTCAGAAGATGGCCTCTAATGTGGTTCCTCAGCGTAGAGCCATGGTGGAGTGTGTCAAAGACCAg TTTGGCTTTATCACATATGAAGTGGGTGAGAGCAAGAAGCTGTTTTTCCATGTAAAAGAAGTGCAAGACGGCCTAGAGCTCCAGACCGGGGATGAGGTGGAGTTCTCGGTTGTCCTCAATCAACGCACAGGAAAATGTAGTGCCTGCAATGTACGCAGAGTCAG TGAGGGGCCTAAACAGGTGGCCACTCCACGTCCGGATCGTCTGGTAAACAGACTAAAGAGCATCACTCTTGACGACGCCAGTGCTCCTCGCCTGATGATTGTAAGACAGCCCCGTGGTCCTGACAATTCAAAG GGCTTTAATGTGGAGCGCAAGACTCGGCAGCCTGGTGTCATTGACTGA